In Methanosarcina siciliae T4/M, one genomic interval encodes:
- the cobN gene encoding cobaltochelatase subunit CobN: protein MKEWVNNEIDPLNKIKAFGLAILILLMLFSATPAACSTDIQYELVANTTSDAEGYYVFSGIPDGNYTLVALYNEDKWRRADEQVRVLGADLSVNLDTSSMDIDANGSQALLDLEGSGGDLTGSAVISGLTRQKQMNADPVPLGFTDVLLLREVVKEAKDTLVASGSGQHLDIAVVTGYRSHELPLKNLMEEINNNSSLNLTFSYFMADYVTGNDVDLSGMDVIYINMLSASTALKLTPMVDSAITNGCVVIDDDTLLNESIPLPEDQIESFREKLNNYWLNGAYDQSNLKNLVFCIASDCCGRTDLPYEDPHTLPERAIYHTDMTGYFTDSLDDYLAWYSNRSDGGHVYDPAKPTVAITMYQSYFPFQIEPIDALISELEARDYNVIATYGADSLPSGDFFKQGDEVLVDAIISFTYFGNKFDAEELDVPVINGIVNNYMNRTEYEASSRPLPADKMMKIDLQELWGAIDPVIMAATEVDPETETEISVSIDYQVDWLIDRVESWVELGEIPESEKKVAIIYYNHGGGKDNIGASYLDVVPSLSGLLDAMASEGYALNESQAPNETELLNLMLTQGINIGTWAPGELEKMVDTGKVVLLPESTYEEWFSELPEERKQEVIDQWGPAPGEIMVWENESGKYLVIPRIEVGENVLLAPQPSRGWLDDNEALYHDSELPPHHQYIAFYLWLQHSEEEGGFGSDALVHFGRHGTQEWLPGKEFGLTRYDWPSLMLGDLPVIYPYVMDGLGEGNEAKRRGGAVIVDHLVPPIVSAGSYGDYANLSEAILNYEQAEADATLKAAHRSEVLNLTLSLSLDDEFNMTEAENNETYFENVFLEGLKELLDEYKSQSMPYGLHILGTSPKGEQLTGMVNSMLGTDFADSVNEFNETEGAQLYLLDLVLNRGANSSEAQIEVLGTENETVGTFLSSAEEYAANLALGEEEIQQVLYALDGRFIPGNQGGDPVRNPEALPSGRNFYAFDQRIVPTAAAWTLGQEMADQVLEAYVAEHGTYPKKVAYILWAGETTRHEGVMEAEILYLLGVKPVWKSGRVVDVEEIPMETLGRPRIDVVIQISGLYRDMYPGKVLLLDKAVKLAYAQEDSPNYVRENAEALKASLMSEGSLNETEALGLALLRIFGAADGDYGTGLPNAIAASDTWESNDALAELYLSKMCNAYGEDVWGENLRELFENNLEGVEATVHSRSTNLYGTLDNDDFFQYLGGLNLAISSVSGGKYPDSFITNMLTGGDEKVETLEEFLTRETYSRYFNPKWIEGMQRNGYAGAGEMADFIENLWGWEATNPDLISDDMWNQVYRTYMADPELSEWIKQNNPYAYQSMTARMLETARKGNWEASDEVLASLAADYAGSVVEDGVTCCHHTCGNSLLNRYVSGLVSVPGFTEAIEEATQESLEQEEPEKHSSKGHQTSVAEKLNQTAKSSPEESASNQTVQNSDSGYGVDSPEPAPEVQMADNPDYVEGYEMQKEAVENEDGGGMSFSGADIFGTLFVVAAAGGIYLGMRKKKM from the coding sequence ATGAAAGAATGGGTAAATAACGAAATAGACCCTTTGAACAAAATAAAAGCTTTCGGATTAGCAATTTTAATCCTTCTAATGCTGTTTTCTGCAACCCCTGCGGCTTGCAGTACGGACATTCAGTACGAACTTGTTGCCAACACTACCAGTGATGCTGAAGGCTATTACGTGTTTTCCGGGATTCCGGACGGAAACTATACGCTTGTTGCTCTCTACAATGAGGACAAATGGCGTCGTGCCGACGAGCAGGTCCGGGTCCTGGGGGCGGATCTTTCGGTGAACCTTGATACCTCAAGCATGGATATCGATGCGAACGGATCCCAGGCGCTTCTTGACCTTGAGGGCAGCGGGGGTGACCTTACAGGCAGTGCTGTGATAAGCGGGCTCACCCGCCAGAAACAGATGAATGCCGACCCTGTGCCTCTGGGCTTTACAGACGTTCTTTTGTTGAGGGAAGTGGTAAAAGAAGCAAAAGACACTCTGGTTGCCTCCGGTTCCGGCCAGCACCTGGACATTGCCGTTGTTACCGGGTACCGAAGCCATGAACTTCCCCTCAAGAACCTTATGGAAGAGATCAACAATAACAGCAGCCTGAACCTCACTTTCAGTTATTTTATGGCGGATTATGTGACGGGAAATGACGTCGACCTGAGCGGGATGGATGTTATCTATATCAACATGTTAAGCGCCTCAACCGCCCTGAAGCTCACACCCATGGTGGACAGTGCTATTACTAACGGATGTGTGGTTATTGATGACGACACCCTGTTAAACGAGAGTATTCCTCTTCCTGAAGACCAGATAGAAAGCTTCAGGGAAAAACTGAACAATTACTGGCTTAACGGGGCTTACGACCAGAGCAACCTGAAAAACCTTGTATTCTGCATCGCCAGCGACTGCTGCGGGAGGACCGACCTCCCTTATGAGGACCCGCACACGCTTCCCGAAAGGGCGATCTATCATACGGACATGACAGGGTATTTCACCGATTCCCTGGATGACTATCTTGCCTGGTACTCAAACAGAAGTGACGGAGGGCATGTCTACGACCCGGCAAAGCCCACAGTTGCGATTACCATGTACCAGAGTTATTTCCCCTTCCAGATTGAGCCCATTGATGCCTTGATTTCGGAACTGGAAGCCAGGGACTATAATGTCATTGCCACTTACGGGGCGGATTCCCTTCCTTCCGGGGACTTTTTCAAGCAGGGGGACGAAGTCCTTGTAGACGCCATCATCTCGTTTACGTACTTTGGCAACAAGTTTGATGCCGAGGAACTTGATGTGCCCGTAATCAACGGCATCGTTAACAATTACATGAACAGGACCGAATACGAAGCCAGCAGTAGGCCGCTTCCTGCGGATAAGATGATGAAGATAGATTTGCAGGAACTTTGGGGAGCTATCGACCCGGTAATAATGGCTGCAACGGAAGTAGACCCTGAGACCGAGACTGAGATATCAGTTTCCATAGACTATCAGGTGGACTGGCTCATTGACCGCGTCGAAAGCTGGGTGGAGCTCGGGGAAATTCCCGAATCCGAAAAAAAAGTTGCTATCATTTATTATAACCATGGAGGGGGGAAGGACAACATAGGGGCTTCCTATCTTGATGTCGTCCCCAGTCTCTCCGGCCTGCTTGATGCTATGGCTTCCGAAGGATATGCCCTGAACGAAAGCCAGGCCCCGAACGAGACCGAACTCCTTAACCTGATGCTGACCCAGGGCATAAACATAGGGACCTGGGCTCCGGGAGAACTCGAGAAGATGGTTGATACGGGCAAAGTTGTTCTTCTCCCCGAAAGCACATATGAGGAATGGTTTTCGGAGCTTCCCGAAGAGAGGAAGCAGGAAGTCATTGACCAGTGGGGGCCGGCTCCGGGGGAGATCATGGTCTGGGAAAACGAGAGTGGAAAATACCTTGTAATCCCCAGAATCGAGGTTGGGGAAAACGTGCTTCTGGCTCCTCAGCCCTCAAGAGGCTGGCTTGATGACAACGAGGCCCTTTACCACGATTCGGAACTGCCTCCTCACCACCAGTACATTGCGTTCTACCTCTGGCTCCAGCATTCCGAAGAGGAAGGCGGGTTTGGCAGCGATGCCCTTGTGCATTTCGGCAGGCACGGGACCCAGGAATGGCTTCCCGGAAAAGAGTTCGGACTTACGCGCTACGACTGGCCTTCCCTGATGCTCGGGGACCTGCCTGTGATTTATCCTTATGTGATGGACGGGCTTGGAGAGGGCAATGAGGCAAAACGTAGAGGTGGAGCGGTTATAGTCGACCACCTTGTCCCTCCGATTGTTTCTGCCGGAAGCTATGGGGACTATGCAAACCTGAGCGAAGCGATCCTTAACTATGAACAGGCAGAAGCAGATGCCACCCTTAAAGCGGCTCACAGGTCTGAGGTCTTAAACCTGACCCTGTCCCTTTCCCTGGACGATGAGTTCAACATGACCGAAGCGGAAAACAACGAGACTTACTTTGAGAACGTTTTCCTGGAAGGGCTTAAGGAACTGCTGGATGAGTACAAGAGCCAGTCAATGCCTTACGGGCTGCACATCCTGGGCACAAGCCCGAAAGGGGAACAGCTTACGGGTATGGTAAATTCGATGCTCGGAACTGACTTCGCCGATTCGGTAAATGAATTCAACGAGACCGAAGGGGCCCAGCTCTATCTGCTGGACCTGGTCCTGAACCGGGGAGCCAATTCTTCCGAGGCGCAGATAGAGGTCCTCGGGACAGAGAATGAAACAGTTGGGACCTTCCTTTCCAGTGCGGAAGAATATGCTGCAAACCTGGCTCTCGGAGAAGAGGAAATTCAGCAGGTTTTATACGCACTGGATGGCAGGTTCATCCCCGGAAATCAGGGGGGTGACCCTGTCAGGAACCCGGAGGCTCTGCCTTCCGGAAGAAACTTCTATGCTTTTGACCAGCGGATAGTGCCAACAGCAGCTGCCTGGACGCTCGGGCAGGAGATGGCTGACCAGGTGCTTGAAGCCTATGTTGCCGAACACGGGACCTACCCGAAAAAGGTGGCTTACATTCTCTGGGCCGGGGAGACCACAAGGCATGAAGGGGTCATGGAGGCAGAGATCCTCTACCTGCTCGGGGTCAAACCTGTGTGGAAAAGCGGCAGGGTAGTTGATGTGGAAGAGATTCCCATGGAGACCCTGGGCAGGCCCAGAATTGACGTCGTGATCCAGATATCGGGGCTTTACAGGGACATGTACCCTGGCAAGGTGCTCCTGCTGGACAAAGCCGTAAAACTGGCTTATGCCCAGGAGGACTCTCCCAACTATGTCCGGGAAAATGCCGAAGCTCTTAAAGCTTCGCTGATGAGTGAGGGTTCCCTTAATGAAACTGAGGCTCTGGGCCTGGCCCTGCTAAGGATTTTCGGGGCTGCGGACGGGGACTACGGCACAGGGCTCCCCAATGCGATCGCTGCAAGTGATACCTGGGAGAGTAATGATGCGCTTGCAGAACTTTATCTCAGCAAGATGTGCAACGCCTACGGAGAAGACGTCTGGGGGGAAAACCTGAGGGAGCTTTTCGAAAATAACCTTGAGGGCGTCGAAGCCACGGTGCACAGCCGGAGCACAAACCTTTACGGGACTCTGGACAATGACGATTTCTTCCAGTACCTGGGAGGACTGAATCTCGCAATCAGCTCCGTTTCTGGAGGGAAGTACCCGGATTCCTTTATCACGAACATGCTTACCGGGGGGGACGAGAAGGTTGAAACTCTGGAAGAGTTCCTCACAAGGGAAACTTATTCCCGCTATTTCAACCCGAAATGGATCGAAGGCATGCAGAGGAACGGCTATGCAGGAGCCGGGGAAATGGCGGATTTCATTGAAAACCTCTGGGGTTGGGAAGCCACAAACCCTGACCTGATCAGTGATGATATGTGGAACCAGGTGTATCGGACTTACATGGCAGACCCGGAACTCAGCGAATGGATCAAGCAGAACAACCCCTATGCTTATCAGTCCATGACTGCAAGGATGCTTGAGACGGCCCGTAAGGGCAACTGGGAGGCTTCGGACGAGGTCCTCGCAAGCCTGGCTGCGGATTACGCAGGGTCCGTTGTCGAAGACGGGGTCACCTGCTGCCATCACACCTGTGGGAACTCCCTCCTCAACAGATACGTGTCGGGTCTGGTCTCTGTTCCCGGTTTTACCGAAGCAATCGAAGAGGCTACGCAGGAATCCCTTGAGCAGGAAGAACCTGAAAAGCACAGCAGCAAAGGTCACCAGACGAGTGTTGCCGAAAAACTCAACCAGACTGCCAAGTCAAGCCCCGAGGAATCTGCCAGCAACCAGACTGTCCAGAATTCCGATTCCGGGTATGGCGTTGATTCTCCCGAGCCTGCTCCTGAGGTCCAAATGGCAGATAATCCCGATTATGTGGAGGGCTACGAGATGCAGAAAGAGGCTGTTGAAAATGAGGACGGGGGAGGGATGTCCTTCTCGGGTGCGGATATTTTCGGGACCCTTTTTGTGGTTGCAGCTGCCGGAGGTATTTACCTGGGCATGCGGAAGAAGAAAATGTAA
- a CDS encoding FmdE family protein codes for MPEKEIKVGVGNLEFNNADFDTAVKFHGHVCPGISIGYRVAALAADRFKDRSEDEELVAVVENRSCAVDAIQAINGCTCGKGNLIFKEHGKHVYTFFKRGDKKALRISMTSDAFPRDDRHTALFAKLRAGTASPEEAEEFRVSHAAKSQRILEMPEEELFFVSEVEIEPPEKAIIYPTLICSKCGEGFMEPLGRVKNGEIVCIPCFEAKDE; via the coding sequence ATACCAGAAAAAGAAATTAAAGTAGGAGTTGGAAACCTGGAATTCAATAACGCTGATTTTGATACTGCTGTAAAGTTCCACGGACATGTCTGTCCGGGCATTTCCATAGGGTACAGAGTAGCTGCTCTGGCTGCCGACCGTTTCAAGGACAGGAGTGAAGACGAAGAGCTCGTTGCAGTCGTGGAAAACAGGTCGTGCGCGGTGGATGCGATTCAGGCGATCAATGGCTGCACCTGCGGGAAAGGAAATCTCATCTTTAAAGAACACGGAAAGCATGTATATACGTTTTTCAAGAGAGGAGACAAAAAAGCCCTCCGAATTTCCATGACCTCGGATGCCTTCCCCCGGGACGACAGACACACGGCACTCTTCGCAAAACTGAGAGCAGGAACTGCGAGCCCTGAAGAAGCAGAGGAATTCAGGGTTTCCCACGCAGCAAAAAGCCAGAGAATTCTGGAAATGCCTGAAGAGGAACTTTTCTTCGTGAGTGAAGTGGAAATCGAGCCCCCGGAAAAGGCCATAATCTACCCTACCCTTATATGCAGTAAATGCGGAGAAGGCTTTATGGAGCCCCTTGGAAGGGTGAAAAACGGAGAAATAGTCTGTATTCCCTGCTTTGAGGCAAAAGATGAATGA
- a CDS encoding cobaltochelatase subunit CobN translates to MLLSSLISTASAAENTFSFVLGAENNTEAFEAVLAEGDPGVTINLYNATEANSTDFSSEKVLFLASLDEEALANINSTLNQSAHIVSYDLPEGFDLGNSNDPNMTELWEAGGYHNIKTLIRYMNDTFYGGGVQAPEKLEVAFVFSRESAVLTMDKVALDPELSGVINISTYFGRSNEDLSFDLSDKDIIIMRNLDAQVIEAISPTVNQAKANGAYIISLGDLIQSYNLHNVNLSDPNYADITEYFTYDSEENFKRLATFVGVKFADRYDVIEEPVSRPLYGLYHPDAPEVYSSAGDYLDWYINRGDDGHVYDPAMPTVGIISDSFTYIDTRDAPLVEALVDSFESSGCNVVVATYSYKDEGSRDYLMLNGSCIADSVVIISRGSRFNYADSEQGIEDLKTWNVIPLNGIRLFYDVSAEEWENSSHGVGPEQTYQLSAAEMDGIIEPIVIGCKDPSIGDSVYYPIDYQVEWLVNRTISWTELHRKTNSEKKIVIPYYAAEAGKAEIGADIDYYLDAQASLANILVAMKERGYNLGNDSLPDRDELAEIMTERGHNVGVWAPGVLDSLVENGDVILIPEARYLEWFDALPEEKQAEMEDIWGPAPGEIMVWENETGKYLVIPKLEYGNVLLAPDPMWGWDQDESVTYYDGSIPPTHQCLAFYKYMGEEYGADALFTIFSSVEMMPGKESGLSAKDWGAILLQDMPMVHVLPMDAEGIFDRRRANMLVVDFLTPTIVPSGLYGNLTLLQQDISLFEQAADPAVKAEYRELILNSTRELDLDTDLGVDLESIAGNETKTDAFIEDLDAYLGELKTIYMPYGSHTLSEPPTGESLVAMVEAMLGDDFKARVEEVNSTEGLTTALLNETVLSGKTAEEAQNLVLGTTSENVSSDLELALEYTERINACTIEIPRVLDALEGKYIPPGPAGDPIRNPDALPTGRNLCTFDDRLVPTKAAWNVGVKLGDELLEELLAENGAYPEKVSFLLWSIETSRNQGTMESEIFYLLGVKPVRDSKGRVKDVELIDSDELGRPRIDVLVTTSGSYRDMYASRLQLIDRAVKLAANASDNETYLNYVKQNSEKIEEALLVAGYDQETAENLSTSRIFCPSPGSYTPGIENAISGADWEDREDIADLYIDRMGYVYGENIWGEQYTDVFRENLADVEVGVFSRTSNVYGVLEHPMVAAYFGGLSMAVESVRGSSPDMYINNLRSSGEEGVETLQHFLSRDLRSRYMNPTWIEGMMQDGYDGTRYMNAFVENMRVWEVATPDLVTEDMWNEVYKTYFRDQYDLGVTEHLKNTNPYAYQSIALNLLESVRRGDWNPPDEVLEELAREYAESVVEDGVTCCHHTCGNPTLNSYVAGLVSVPGFTEAIEEATQESLEQEVSEKHSSSGNKGSSTPVIRSSESSNQTVMEEDTGYGVDSPEPAPEVSGSSADPDYVEGYEMTQETVENEDGGGMSFSGADILGTLFVLVAAGGIYLGIRKKKF, encoded by the coding sequence ATGCTCTTAAGCTCGCTGATATCGACAGCCTCGGCAGCGGAAAATACATTCAGTTTCGTGCTGGGAGCGGAGAACAATACGGAGGCATTTGAAGCCGTGCTTGCTGAAGGTGATCCGGGAGTAACTATAAATCTCTATAATGCGACCGAAGCAAATTCCACGGACTTCAGTTCGGAAAAGGTGCTCTTTCTTGCTTCCCTTGATGAGGAGGCCCTCGCAAACATCAACAGTACGCTAAACCAGAGTGCACACATCGTTTCTTATGACCTTCCCGAAGGGTTTGACCTGGGGAACTCAAACGATCCGAATATGACGGAGCTCTGGGAAGCCGGAGGGTACCATAACATAAAAACGCTCATACGATACATGAACGACACGTTTTACGGAGGTGGCGTTCAGGCCCCGGAAAAGCTTGAAGTTGCTTTTGTCTTTTCCAGGGAAAGTGCCGTACTGACGATGGATAAAGTGGCTCTTGACCCTGAGCTCTCCGGGGTCATTAATATCAGTACGTATTTCGGGCGTTCCAATGAAGACCTGAGCTTCGATCTGAGCGACAAGGATATTATAATAATGAGAAACCTTGATGCCCAGGTAATCGAAGCTATCTCTCCTACCGTCAATCAGGCAAAAGCCAACGGGGCTTATATTATCAGTTTGGGAGACCTGATTCAGTCTTACAACCTGCACAATGTCAACCTCTCGGACCCGAATTATGCTGATATTACTGAATATTTCACATACGATTCGGAAGAAAACTTCAAGAGGCTTGCTACTTTTGTGGGGGTTAAGTTCGCAGACAGGTATGACGTGATCGAAGAGCCCGTTTCGCGTCCTTTATACGGGCTTTACCACCCCGATGCCCCGGAAGTCTATTCCTCTGCCGGTGATTATCTTGATTGGTACATTAACAGAGGAGATGATGGGCATGTTTATGACCCTGCAATGCCAACTGTGGGGATTATCTCGGATAGTTTCACGTACATTGACACCAGGGATGCACCGCTTGTGGAGGCTCTTGTTGATTCCTTCGAATCCAGTGGCTGCAATGTGGTTGTTGCTACTTATTCATATAAAGACGAAGGTTCCAGGGACTATTTAATGTTGAACGGGAGCTGTATCGCAGACAGTGTGGTCATAATTTCCCGGGGTTCTCGCTTCAACTATGCCGACTCCGAACAGGGAATCGAGGACCTTAAGACCTGGAATGTGATCCCCCTGAATGGAATCCGCCTTTTCTACGATGTGAGTGCGGAGGAATGGGAAAACTCCTCTCACGGGGTCGGGCCCGAGCAAACTTACCAGCTTTCGGCTGCGGAGATGGACGGGATCATAGAGCCCATAGTAATCGGTTGCAAGGACCCGTCGATCGGGGATTCGGTTTACTATCCGATTGACTACCAGGTGGAATGGCTGGTAAACAGGACAATTTCCTGGACCGAGCTCCACCGCAAAACAAACTCCGAAAAGAAGATCGTAATCCCCTATTATGCTGCAGAAGCCGGGAAAGCTGAAATCGGGGCTGACATTGACTACTACCTGGACGCCCAGGCAAGCCTTGCAAACATCCTTGTAGCAATGAAGGAAAGGGGCTACAACCTCGGAAATGACAGCCTTCCGGACAGGGACGAACTTGCCGAAATCATGACGGAAAGAGGACACAATGTAGGGGTCTGGGCCCCGGGAGTTCTTGATTCCCTTGTTGAAAACGGGGATGTTATCCTCATTCCTGAAGCCAGGTACCTTGAATGGTTTGATGCTCTCCCTGAAGAGAAGCAGGCTGAAATGGAAGACATCTGGGGGCCTGCTCCCGGGGAGATCATGGTCTGGGAAAACGAGACCGGAAAGTATCTCGTAATTCCGAAGCTCGAATACGGAAATGTGCTGCTTGCTCCCGATCCAATGTGGGGCTGGGACCAGGACGAGTCCGTGACCTACTATGACGGTTCGATCCCGCCGACTCACCAGTGTCTGGCTTTCTACAAGTATATGGGAGAGGAGTACGGGGCAGATGCTCTTTTCACGATTTTCTCGAGTGTTGAGATGATGCCCGGAAAGGAATCCGGACTTTCCGCAAAGGACTGGGGTGCGATTCTCCTCCAGGACATGCCTATGGTTCATGTGCTTCCTATGGATGCCGAGGGGATTTTTGACAGGCGCAGGGCAAACATGCTGGTTGTGGACTTTCTGACCCCGACCATTGTACCTTCCGGGCTTTACGGGAACCTGACGCTGCTCCAGCAGGACATAAGCCTGTTCGAACAGGCAGCTGACCCGGCAGTTAAGGCCGAGTACAGAGAGCTCATCCTTAATAGTACCCGGGAGCTTGACCTTGACACGGACCTGGGAGTGGACCTTGAAAGCATTGCCGGAAACGAAACAAAAACCGATGCTTTCATCGAGGACCTGGACGCCTATCTCGGAGAACTGAAGACTATCTACATGCCTTACGGTTCGCATACCCTGAGTGAACCCCCTACGGGGGAAAGTCTGGTTGCAATGGTCGAGGCAATGCTAGGGGATGATTTCAAAGCCCGTGTAGAGGAAGTAAACTCTACGGAAGGGTTGACGACGGCTCTTCTCAATGAGACCGTACTTTCCGGAAAGACAGCCGAAGAAGCCCAGAACCTGGTGCTGGGTACGACTTCGGAGAATGTAAGCTCCGATCTCGAACTTGCCCTTGAGTATACGGAGAGAATAAATGCCTGTACCATTGAGATCCCGCGTGTTCTCGATGCTCTGGAAGGTAAATATATCCCACCGGGGCCTGCAGGGGACCCTATCAGGAACCCGGATGCTCTTCCGACAGGGAGAAACCTCTGTACCTTTGATGACCGTTTGGTGCCCACTAAGGCTGCCTGGAATGTGGGAGTCAAACTCGGAGACGAACTTCTCGAAGAGCTCCTTGCTGAAAACGGGGCCTATCCTGAAAAAGTCTCTTTCCTGCTCTGGTCTATTGAGACATCAAGGAACCAGGGGACCATGGAGTCCGAGATCTTCTACCTCCTTGGTGTGAAACCTGTACGGGACAGCAAAGGAAGGGTAAAGGACGTGGAACTTATCGATTCGGATGAACTCGGAAGGCCCAGAATAGATGTTCTGGTCACAACTTCGGGGTCCTACCGCGACATGTATGCAAGCCGGCTCCAGTTAATTGACAGGGCGGTAAAACTTGCGGCAAATGCTTCTGATAATGAAACCTATCTTAACTATGTAAAACAAAACTCCGAGAAGATTGAGGAAGCTTTGCTGGTTGCCGGGTATGATCAGGAAACCGCGGAGAACCTTTCCACATCTCGTATTTTCTGCCCGTCACCCGGTTCGTATACTCCGGGAATCGAAAATGCCATTTCTGGAGCAGACTGGGAAGACAGGGAAGATATCGCAGATCTCTATATCGACCGTATGGGATACGTTTACGGGGAAAACATCTGGGGAGAACAGTACACGGATGTCTTCCGGGAAAATCTTGCTGATGTGGAAGTCGGGGTCTTTAGCCGGACGTCCAATGTTTACGGAGTGCTTGAGCACCCGATGGTTGCAGCCTATTTCGGAGGGCTTTCCATGGCAGTGGAAAGTGTTCGAGGCAGCAGTCCCGACATGTACATCAATAACCTGCGTAGCTCAGGAGAGGAAGGCGTGGAAACCCTGCAGCACTTCCTGAGCCGGGATCTCCGTTCTCGCTATATGAACCCCACATGGATCGAAGGCATGATGCAGGACGGGTACGACGGGACACGTTATATGAATGCCTTTGTAGAGAATATGCGGGTCTGGGAAGTTGCGACCCCCGATCTGGTTACGGAGGACATGTGGAATGAGGTATACAAAACTTATTTCCGGGACCAGTATGACCTGGGAGTTACCGAGCACCTGAAAAATACGAACCCTTATGCCTATCAGTCAATTGCCCTGAACCTCCTCGAATCCGTAAGGAGGGGAGACTGGAATCCTCCCGATGAAGTCCTGGAAGAGCTTGCCAGGGAGTATGCGGAATCCGTGGTAGAAGACGGGGTCACCTGCTGCCACCACACCTGCGGAAACCCGACCTTAAACAGCTATGTAGCAGGCCTGGTCTCAGTCCCCGGTTTCACCGAAGCAATCGAAGAGGCTACGCAGGAATCCCTTGAGCAGGAGGTATCTGAAAAGCACAGCAGCAGTGGGAACAAGGGGAGTTCGACTCCTGTGATTCGGAGTTCTGAGAGCAGCAATCAGACTGTTATGGAGGAAGATACCGGATACGGGGTTGATTCTCCCGAACCTGCACCTGAAGTCTCAGGGTCTTCTGCAGATCCGGATTATGTCGAAGGCTATGAAATGACGCAGGAGACTGTTGAAAATGAGGATGGGGGAGGGATGTCCTTCTCGGGTGCGGATATTTTAGGAACTCTTTTCGTACTGGTTGCAGCCGGAGGAATTTACCTGGGCATACGGAAGAAAAAGTTTTAA
- the tsaA gene encoding tRNA (N6-threonylcarbamoyladenosine(37)-N6)-methyltransferase TrmO, which yields MNENTEPIPEKVEFTPIGYVENDYLKPGHNEEIYGKVSKIILRKDLIDGLYRVDELEKLYILFYFSKSKGYKLIHRRHYDGEMSGVFASRSPFRPNGIGLTIVEFLKVEGNVLYVKGLDAINGTPVLDIKPYIKDLEEKTEESKA from the coding sequence ATGAATGAAAATACAGAACCAATCCCCGAAAAAGTCGAATTTACCCCCATAGGCTATGTTGAGAATGACTACCTCAAGCCCGGCCATAACGAAGAGATCTACGGAAAGGTCTCAAAAATTATCCTCAGAAAAGACCTGATAGACGGGCTTTACAGGGTAGACGAACTTGAAAAACTGTATATTCTCTTTTATTTCAGCAAATCAAAAGGGTATAAACTGATCCACCGCCGCCATTATGACGGGGAGATGTCCGGGGTTTTTGCGAGCAGAAGCCCGTTCCGTCCGAACGGGATAGGGCTGACCATCGTAGAGTTCTTAAAAGTGGAAGGAAACGTGCTCTACGTAAAGGGCCTAGATGCCATCAACGGGACCCCTGTACTGGATATAAAACCCTATATAAAAGATCTTGAAGAAAAAACAGAAGAAAGTAAAGCCTGA
- a CDS encoding helix-turn-helix transcriptional regulator — MNSQLLELIFLSEKRKNILLFLLEGPKTTGEIKEYLDANAVAVLPQLKKLREDSLVFKEEDIYGLSPLGIAVAGRMQAMVSLLNVFGKNYEYWSKHSVECIPLSLRNRIGDLENCKFSEPPDWTHLFEPHREFVEKLSISRRIRGIASIFHPLYPYLFLSFAAKGADISLLVTRTVYGRIIEEYQTELREFLKLPNSSFYVCDEKIDFSHVVTDRFLSLTLPFSDGTFDHKQDVLCFDPAGLQWGEDLFAYYRERSEEITGI; from the coding sequence ATGAACAGTCAGCTTCTTGAATTAATTTTCCTCTCTGAGAAAAGAAAAAACATTCTTTTATTCTTATTAGAGGGGCCAAAAACTACCGGAGAAATAAAAGAATATCTGGATGCTAATGCGGTAGCAGTACTTCCTCAATTAAAAAAACTAAGGGAAGATTCCCTGGTGTTCAAAGAAGAAGACATTTACGGCCTGTCTCCTCTTGGCATAGCTGTAGCCGGGAGAATGCAGGCAATGGTAAGTTTATTAAATGTTTTTGGTAAAAACTATGAGTACTGGTCAAAACATTCAGTTGAGTGCATCCCACTCTCGTTAAGGAACAGGATTGGAGATCTGGAAAACTGCAAATTTTCCGAACCTCCTGACTGGACCCATCTTTTTGAACCTCACAGGGAATTTGTGGAAAAACTTTCAATATCGAGAAGAATCAGGGGCATTGCCTCTATTTTTCACCCTCTTTACCCGTATCTTTTTCTCTCTTTCGCAGCAAAAGGGGCGGATATCTCTCTTCTTGTTACCCGTACGGTTTACGGGAGAATAATAGAGGAATACCAGACGGAATTAAGAGAATTTCTAAAGTTACCCAATTCCAGTTTCTATGTCTGTGACGAAAAAATAGATTTTTCTCATGTTGTTACTGACAGGTTCCTCTCTCTAACGCTTCCTTTTTCAGATGGCACTTTCGACCATAAACAGGATGTTCTGTGCTTCGATCCCGCTGGCCTTCAATGGGGAGAAGACCTTTTTGCTTACTACAGGGAGAGGTCCGAAGAAATAACCGGGATTTGA